The Micromonospora violae DNA segment CCGGGGCCCGCCGCACTGGACCGGGGCGAGTTCGTGCTGCACTACCAGCCGATCGTGTCGCTGCTGGAGGGCACCATGCTCGCGGTGGAGGCGCTGGTCCGCTGGGAGCACCCGGAGCTGGGCCTGATCGGGCCGGACCGGTTCATCGGCCTGGCCGAGGAGACCGGCCTGATCGTCCGGCTCGGCGAGTGGGTGCTGCGGCGGGCCTGCGCGGACGCCGAACGGTGGTGGCGGGAGTTCCCGGACGCCAGACTGGTGGTCAGCGTCAACCTGGCCGCCCGGCAGGCCGACGACCCGGCCATCGTGGACACGGTGGCCGACGCGTTGCAGACCAGTGGGCTGCCCGCGGAGCTGCTCCAACTGGAGTTGACCGAGAGCGCCGTGATGGGCAGCGCCGGTGAGCCCCTGCGCAGCCTGCACCGGCTC contains these protein-coding regions:
- a CDS encoding EAL domain-containing protein yields the protein PGPAALDRGEFVLHYQPIVSLLEGTMLAVEALVRWEHPELGLIGPDRFIGLAEETGLIVRLGEWVLRRACADAERWWREFPDARLVVSVNLAARQADDPAIVDTVADALQTSGLPAELLQLELTESAVMGSAGEPLRSLHRLAALGIRLAVDDFGTGYSNLAYLRRLPIHCLKLAGPFVEGIRADGADAVADHRDERIVDALVRLAHALELWVTAEAVETGVQAERLRALRCDTGQGRYFGAPAPADVITARLGGGGAAAWT